The following are encoded in a window of Methanobrevibacter ruminantium M1 genomic DNA:
- a CDS encoding Mur ligase family protein: MQSLELSGMSDEELKGLNLEGKTFGVIGVCGVVGNLVARIIMDNGYEVIGTDISSKEDCRFYSSFDDYDIEIFFGGHPDEFFKQIDFIVPPPSMSDDAKVLELAREKGIDILHLGDIFKLFKANKPILCISGTNGKTTTTTLLKHIAYSNGISPAEHNLKGMQGNNEFIPSLQTRLHGDVAILETGTDGTPGGLKSVIDLTHPNYGILTNITIDHLVDPDDHKDGVDESLSAISLDIGDDEVSHIDRGFLEYARVKGELIEGIEENDGLLIYNSDDPTIVGLLDKLNYSGKSISFGVEIDEFDNFELEIDEFDFDSSFDSVSPIKIHTKPCWCGRDIKIYETISGSGFYECQCGIKYEKPVYIAKDIDLMNRSFNLASRDDEFEFKLTLDGLHNVYNAVGAIIAAKEFLGLSNQDIQKGLSTFKGVAGRMEIIDKIEDTTIMVDYAHNPAGVETILDAISKIYDKTCVVITVSSESGVEGDFDILDSAIGKVDYIVPASHDCRYAADKLIELTKENRQEELHLNSVYTLDELCKTFVLTDEDLKQESIKTLGASEDQVIGGLKEALNLDTDIILIIGEAAFKFESAIKDFCDSL, translated from the coding sequence TTGCAAAGTTTAGAGCTCTCTGGTATGTCTGATGAAGAATTGAAAGGTCTTAACTTAGAGGGCAAGACCTTTGGCGTAATTGGAGTATGTGGCGTAGTTGGAAACCTTGTTGCTCGTATCATTATGGATAACGGATATGAGGTAATCGGTACAGACATCTCATCTAAGGAAGATTGCAGATTCTATTCATCCTTTGATGATTATGATATTGAAATATTCTTTGGAGGCCATCCAGATGAATTCTTTAAGCAAATAGACTTTATAGTTCCACCTCCAAGCATGAGTGATGATGCTAAGGTTTTAGAGCTTGCAAGAGAGAAGGGGATTGATATTCTTCATTTAGGAGATATTTTTAAGCTTTTCAAGGCAAACAAACCTATTTTATGCATTAGCGGCACTAATGGAAAGACCACCACAACAACTCTTTTAAAGCATATTGCATATTCCAATGGAATAAGCCCTGCCGAACACAATCTTAAGGGGATGCAGGGAAACAACGAATTTATTCCATCACTTCAGACAAGGCTTCATGGGGATGTGGCTATTTTGGAAACTGGAACAGACGGCACTCCTGGCGGATTGAAGTCTGTAATCGATTTGACCCATCCAAATTATGGAATCTTGACGAACATCACAATCGACCACCTGGTTGACCCTGATGACCATAAGGACGGCGTTGATGAAAGTCTAAGCGCAATTTCATTGGATATTGGTGACGATGAGGTATCCCATATCGACAGAGGATTTCTTGAATATGCGAGAGTTAAGGGTGAGCTTATAGAGGGAATCGAAGAAAACGACGGCCTATTGATTTACAATAGCGACGATCCTACCATTGTAGGGCTTTTGGATAAGTTGAACTACAGCGGCAAATCCATTAGCTTTGGGGTGGAAATCGATGAATTCGATAATTTTGAGTTGGAAATCGATGAATTCGATTTTGATTCCTCATTTGATTCTGTTTCCCCTATCAAAATCCACACAAAGCCATGCTGGTGCGGCAGAGATATTAAGATATATGAAACCATCTCAGGCAGCGGATTCTATGAATGCCAGTGTGGAATAAAGTATGAAAAGCCTGTTTACATTGCAAAGGATATAGATTTAATGAATCGCAGCTTCAATCTTGCATCTCGAGACGATGAGTTTGAATTTAAGCTGACACTTGATGGACTTCATAATGTATACAATGCAGTTGGAGCCATAATCGCTGCAAAAGAGTTTTTAGGCCTATCCAATCAGGATATTCAAAAAGGATTGTCCACATTCAAAGGTGTGGCTGGCCGTATGGAGATAATCGATAAAATAGAAGACACTACAATCATGGTGGATTATGCCCATAATCCTGCAGGGGTCGAGACCATATTGGATGCCATATCCAAGATATATGACAAGACTTGTGTAGTTATTACAGTCAGTTCGGAGTCAGGGGTTGAAGGGGACTTCGATATACTTGATTCAGCTATTGGAAAAGTGGATTATATTGTCCCTGCTTCACATGACTGCAGGTATGCTGCCGATAAGCTTATTGAGTTGACAAAGGAAAACAGGCAAGAAGAACTTCATTTAAATAGTGTTTATACTTTAGATGAGCTTTGCAAGACTTTTGTATTGACAGATGAGGATTTAAAGCAGGAATCCATTAAAACACTTGGAGCAAGCGAAGACCAGGTGATAGGAGGACTTAAGGAGGCATTGAACCTTGATACTGATATCATTCTCATCATCGGAGAAGCTGCATTTAAGTTTGAATCAGCTATTAAAGACTTCTGTGATAGTCTTTGA
- a CDS encoding Mur ligase family protein, translating into MNVIVVGAGNAGRPVARLLNYAGHTVKITDPKNIEDFHMDVQKTLRLMESEGVELDLGVFKPSLDGIDTVYLSPTVPENSPAYKIIKEADLDVFTNDDFGRLADSFIDIDIIGITGSVGKTSTTHMVTEIFRTAGYQVWICSSMTQNLVSEVIVDGIIKGIPEKSDIAVLELPHGTAGLMAELKLKVGALLNIYEEHLSEFGGSMERYTQRKMFIAKNSENFITSIHCKDTVKEARPDAIFYAMVKDLPAYDPSKKSLFFDKIANFEEIAIGEGQVCNFIGDSAKGAIEIGYKFRNKSNELRKGSFQSEFHMMSYYYENAVAATAIAMAYGLSVEIIKEGLANFKGLSVHMEYIGDYNGREVYIDASYLIEGITVALDFLGDRSLVLLLDNFDTSTYRDKKETGKLMGKYANVMVATGFNEVYQRVDLEPAQELLDAAVDSDAVKVIAGTMQEGAELAIKYSKPGDTILHLGPQLMQDPEGIMEKIVTGLEEGCKKYK; encoded by the coding sequence ATGAATGTTATTGTTGTAGGAGCAGGAAATGCAGGTCGTCCTGTTGCAAGATTATTAAATTATGCTGGCCACACGGTTAAGATAACAGATCCCAAGAACATAGAAGACTTCCATATGGATGTTCAAAAGACATTAAGGCTTATGGAAAGCGAAGGAGTTGAATTGGACTTAGGAGTATTCAAGCCAAGTCTTGATGGAATAGACACAGTCTATCTCTCTCCAACAGTTCCTGAAAACTCTCCAGCCTATAAGATCATTAAGGAAGCTGATTTAGACGTATTCACCAATGATGACTTTGGCAGATTGGCAGACAGCTTCATTGACATTGACATAATCGGAATAACCGGCAGCGTAGGCAAGACCAGTACCACCCATATGGTGACTGAAATATTCAGAACTGCAGGTTATCAGGTTTGGATCTGCTCATCTATGACTCAAAACCTTGTAAGCGAAGTCATTGTAGACGGAATAATCAAGGGAATTCCTGAAAAGTCTGACATTGCTGTTCTTGAGCTTCCTCATGGAACAGCCGGCCTTATGGCAGAGCTTAAGCTTAAGGTTGGAGCACTCTTAAACATATATGAGGAGCACCTTTCAGAGTTCGGTGGCTCTATGGAAAGATACACCCAAAGGAAGATGTTCATTGCCAAAAACAGCGAAAACTTCATTACAAGCATTCACTGCAAGGACACCGTAAAGGAAGCAAGACCTGATGCAATCTTTTACGCAATGGTTAAGGACCTCCCTGCTTATGACCCATCCAAGAAATCACTCTTCTTTGACAAGATAGCAAACTTTGAAGAGATAGCTATCGGAGAAGGCCAAGTATGCAATTTCATTGGAGACAGTGCTAAAGGCGCTATTGAAATTGGCTATAAGTTTAGAAACAAGTCAAATGAGCTTAGAAAAGGAAGCTTCCAGTCTGAGTTCCATATGATGAGCTATTATTATGAGAATGCGGTGGCAGCAACTGCTATAGCAATGGCATATGGATTAAGCGTAGAGATAATCAAGGAAGGGCTTGCTAACTTCAAGGGTCTTTCTGTCCATATGGAGTATATTGGAGACTACAATGGTAGGGAAGTTTATATTGATGCATCATATCTTATTGAAGGTATTACAGTCGCTCTTGACTTTTTAGGAGATAGGAGTCTTGTTCTGCTTCTGGATAACTTTGATACTTCCACTTACAGAGATAAGAAGGAAACCGGTAAGCTTATGGGCAAATATGCTAATGTCATGGTTGCCACAGGATTTAATGAGGTTTATCAAAGGGTAGATCTTGAGCCTGCTCAAGAGCTATTGGATGCAGCTGTTGACTCAGATGCAGTTAAAGTTATAGCTGGAACCATGCAGGAAGGGGCTGAGCTTGCAATCAAGTATTCAAAGCCAGGAGATACCATTCTTCACCTTGGACCTCAATTGATGCAGGACCCTGAAGGAATTATGGAAAAGATAGTTACAGGCCTTGAGGAAGGTTGTAAGAAGTACAAATGA
- a CDS encoding aconitase X, translated as MFLTNEEEKMANGEYGETIRKSMDILIALGDIYGAEKFVDIKSAQVSGVSYKTIGQAGLEYLEDLASTSEIIYNENGTISDKSGIATISATLNPAGTDLDNWEDFGFPADFARKQVDICNAYGALGISTTCTCTPYLIGNVPRFGDHVSWSESSAVAYVNSVIGARTNREGGPGALAAAIVGKTPLYGFHLEENRKANLLVEVESELERADFGALGYAVGQIVKDGIPYFKMQNKPYEVSNGNLKALGAALASSGAVALYHVEDVTPEFANAAIDDVENKITITKDDIVSTREKLSTADGYADLVCLGCPHASLEEVKEVAEIVKGKKIKNELWVCTSINIKEAAKRLGYLETIEKAGGKICCDTCMVVAPIEQMGYEVIGVNSAKAANYVPSMCGLRVIYNDIEDLLDFE; from the coding sequence ATGTTTTTAACTAATGAAGAAGAAAAGATGGCTAATGGAGAATATGGAGAGACCATTAGAAAAAGCATGGACATACTTATTGCTTTAGGAGACATTTATGGTGCCGAGAAGTTCGTAGACATTAAGTCTGCGCAGGTCTCTGGAGTGTCCTATAAGACTATAGGTCAAGCCGGACTTGAATACCTTGAAGACCTTGCAAGCACTTCTGAAATCATATATAATGAAAATGGCACAATCAGCGATAAAAGCGGGATAGCAACAATCTCTGCTACACTTAATCCTGCTGGAACTGACCTTGACAACTGGGAGGACTTTGGTTTTCCAGCTGATTTTGCTCGAAAGCAAGTAGATATCTGCAATGCATATGGAGCTCTAGGAATAAGCACAACCTGTACCTGCACTCCATATCTCATTGGAAATGTTCCAAGGTTTGGAGATCATGTTTCCTGGTCTGAATCATCTGCTGTGGCTTATGTCAATTCTGTTATTGGGGCTCGAACCAATCGTGAAGGAGGTCCTGGGGCGCTTGCTGCAGCTATTGTGGGAAAAACTCCTTTATATGGCTTCCATTTAGAGGAAAATAGAAAGGCCAATCTTCTTGTTGAAGTGGAATCAGAGCTTGAGAGAGCCGACTTTGGCGCTTTAGGCTATGCAGTAGGTCAGATAGTTAAAGATGGAATTCCTTATTTTAAAATGCAAAACAAACCTTATGAGGTATCCAATGGCAATCTAAAGGCACTTGGCGCAGCACTTGCTTCAAGTGGTGCCGTAGCACTTTACCATGTGGAAGATGTCACTCCGGAATTTGCAAATGCAGCTATTGATGATGTGGAGAATAAGATTACAATCACTAAGGATGATATAGTAAGTACTAGAGAGAAATTATCCACTGCAGATGGCTATGCAGATTTGGTTTGCTTAGGCTGTCCGCATGCTTCCCTTGAAGAGGTAAAGGAAGTTGCTGAGATAGTTAAGGGTAAAAAAATTAAAAATGAGCTTTGGGTCTGCACTTCAATTAATATTAAAGAGGCTGCTAAACGTTTAGGCTATCTTGAGACAATTGAAAAGGCAGGTGGTAAGATCTGCTGTGATACATGTATGGTAGTTGCTCCTATCGAACAGATGGGCTATGAAGTGATTGGAGTTAACTCTGCAAAGGCAGCCAATTATGTCCCTTCAATGTGTGGATTAAGGGTAATTTATAATGATATAGAGGATTTATTGGACTTTGAATAG